One Apodemus sylvaticus chromosome 14, mApoSyl1.1, whole genome shotgun sequence DNA window includes the following coding sequences:
- the Abt1 gene encoding activator of basal transcription 1 yields the protein MQGLGSGDRKSSGPSCALCMKQDAGLVRHLQRRRSSVGSCSSEPEARLWQWPPLWAGRCGRQRRGLHSELRRRPLCADRAPWCADRAPQVCGPRPLVCRPRPLCADRAPWYWSAGCASSNGDRFTAVVLPISAVVKAGKLVEEQKATMEEEEEVNAEVAEEPDEPEEAACSSSSKKKKKVVPGIVYLGHVPPRFRPLHVRNLLSAYGEVGRVFFQAEDHFVKRKKKAAAAAKKGAKYSKDYTEGWVEFRDKRIAKRVAASLHNTPMGSRKRSPFRYDLWNLKYLHRFTWSHLSEHLAFERQVRRQRLRAEVAQAKRETDFYLRNVEQGQRFLAADGDTTRPNSSWTFTQRPTEQELRARKAARPGGRERARLATVQDQARSNRGLLAKIFGAPVPAESKPDP from the exons ATGCAGGGCCTTGGCTCGGGAGACCGTAAGTCCTCAGGGCCATCCTGCGCTCTGTGCATGAAGCAGGACGCAGGATTAGTACGTCATCTCCAGCGGCGTCGCTCGAGCGTGGGCAGCTGCTCTTCCGAGCCTGAAGCGCGGCTGTGGCAGTGGCCGCCGCTCTGGGCCGGGCGGTGTGGGCGCCAAAGGCGAGGCCTGCACTCGGAGCTGCGCAGACGCCCCCTGTGTGCCGACCGCGCCCCCTGGTGTGCCGACCGCGCCCCCCAGGTGTGCGGACCGCGCCCCCTGGTGTGCCGACCGCGCCCCCTGTGTGCCGACCGCGCCCCCTGGT ATTGGTCCGCCGGATGTGCGTCATCAAATGGCGACAGATTTACGGCTGTCGTGCTCCCCATATCTGCCGTGGTGAAGGCAGGAAAGTTGGTGGAGGAGCAAAAGGCTacgatggaggaagaggaagaagtgaaTGCAGAGGTGGCGGAGGAGCCGGACGAGCCGGAGGAAGcggcctgcagcagcagcagcaagaagaagaagaaggttgTTCCTGGTATTGTGTACTTGGGCCACGTCCCGCCGCGATTCCGGCCCCTGCACGTACGCAACCTGCTCAGCGCCTACGGCGAGGTGGGACGCGTTTTCTTCCAGGCCGAGG ATCACTTTGTGAAACGCAAAAAGAAGGCAGCCGCGGCTGCAAAGAAAGGAGCTAAATACAGCAAGGACTATACGGAAGGCTGGGTGGAGTTCCGAGACAAGCGCATAGCCAAGAGAGTGGCGGCCAGTCTACACAACACTCCCATGGGCTCCCGCAAGCGCAGTCCCTTCCGATATGACCTGTGGAACCTCAAG TATCTGCATCGTTTTACGTGGTCCCACCTCAGTGAACACCTTGCCTTTGAGCGCCAGGTCCGGAGACAACGTCTGAGAGCAGAGGTCGCCCAAGCAAAGCGAGAGACTGACTTCTATCTTCGAAATGTAGAACAGGGACAGCGCTTCCTTGCTGCTGATGGGGACACCACGCGGCCAAATAGCTCCTGGACATTTACTCAGCGTCCCACCGAGCAGGAGCTGAGGGCCCGGAAAGCTGCGCGGCCAGGAGGGCGGGAACGAGCTCGGTTGGCCACCGTCCAGGACCAGGCCCGATCCAACAGAGGGCTCCTTGCCAAGATCTTTGGAGCCCCTGTACCTGCAGAGAGCAAGCCAGACCCATAG